A genomic window from Lycium barbarum isolate Lr01 chromosome 4, ASM1917538v2, whole genome shotgun sequence includes:
- the LOC132635754 gene encoding DNA cross-link repair protein PSO2/SNM1 isoform X1, with amino-acid sequence MANSSNPKTLNQTQSHFISQSLTDDDDFQDPSPSQLHFPNPSRKPLGPNNTTSKKPKQRGSKGKENFLVVGKGTAEGLNSGPGHELDSSRPAKKPKQHLVSDEKECIASVVVERSDGNGKNIEFDDLDLCHGLDSIESTIDCCFRAQKMTNNEEELKRGYLFKSIEARLLNSNGGFEERKEEESELDLLLKLCGEEDQVDVDLHSQEECLGLDDECGRVCCPLCGVDISDLSGEMRQVHTNECLDKEETPTHVVTANNDVSFQSPGKVLNNSPCQSPKEVVHVSPVVEWLRNLGLAKYEEIFVQEEIDWDTLKSLKEEDLFSIGVTALGPRKKIVNSILELRKETTEETIVRQDVTKNVPVDAGSKPSKLITDYFISPVSERKKVCATGRAQKEVGRTCSNVSHKRIQKKNPAKSAKSKDIPVWCSVPGTPFRVDAFKYLRRDCSHWFLSHFHLDHYQGLTKSFCHGKIYCSSITAKLVNLKIGIPWDMIQVLPINQKINIAGIDITCFDANHCPGSLIILFEPPNGKAVLHTGDFRFCEEMTRNSILQTCGVHTLILDTTYCDPQYDFPKQEAVIQFVIESIQAETFNSKTLFLIGSYTIGKERVFVEVARALQKKVYVNASKLRILECLGFTEEEMQFFTSNEQESQIHVVPMWTLASFKRLKYVSNQYAGRYSLIVAFSPTGWSFGKGKKKSTGSRWQQGTIIRYEVPYSEHSSFSELREFVKFVSPVNIIPSVNNHGPESSSAMVSRLVD; translated from the exons ATGGCCAACTCTTCCAACCCGAAAACCCTAAACCAAACCCAATCACATTTCATATCCCAATCTCTCACTGACGACGACGATTTTCAAGATCCATCTCCTTCTCAGCTCCATTTTCCCAATCCCTCTCGTAAACCTCTTggacctaataatactacttcCAAGAAGCCAAAACAGCGTGGCAGCAAGGGCAAGGAGAACTTTCTTGTTGTTGGAAAGGGTACCGCTGAGGGTTTGAATTCGGGTCCGGGTCATGAGTTGGACAGTTCTCGTCCTGCTAAAAAGCCGAAACAACACCTAGTAAGTGATGAGAAGGAATGTATTGCCTCTGTTGTTGTTGAAAGATCTGATGGAAATGGAAAGAACATAGAATTTGACGAtttggatttgtgtcatgggttgGATAGCATAGAATCAACTATAGATTGTTGTTTTAGGGCCCAAAAGATGACGAATAATGAGGAAGAATTAAAGAGGGGCTATTTGTTTAAGTCGATAGAGGCTAGGTTGCTTAATTCAAATGGCGGGTTTGAAGAGAGGAAGGAGGAGGAATCGGAGCTTGATTTGTTGCTCAAGTTATGTGGTGAGGAGGATCAAGTGGATGTTGATTTGCATAGCCAAGAAGAGTGTTTGGGGTTAGACGATGAATGTGGTCGCGTTTGTTGTCCGCTTTGTGGAGTAGATATTTCGGATTTGAGTGGTGAAATGAGACAGGTTCATACTAATGAGTGTCTTGATAAAGAGGAGACTCCAACTCAT GTGGTTACTGCCAATAATGATGTATCTTTTCAGAGTCCTGGGAAAGTGCTCAATAATTCCCCATGTCAATCTCCTAAAGAGGTTGTCCACGTATCTCCTGTCGTTGAATGGTTACGAAATCTTGGACTTGCTAAATATGAAGAAATCTTTGTCCAGGAAGAGATTGATTGGGACACTTTAAAATCCTTGAAAGAAGAG GATTTATTTAGCATTGGTGTCACTGCTCTTGGTCCTAGGAAAAAGATTGTTAACTCTATTTTGGAGCTAAGAAAGGAAACTACCGAGGAAACAATAGTCCGGCAAGATGTTACGAAAAATGTACCTGTTGATGCTGGTAGCAAACCAAGCAAGTTGATAACAGATTATTTTATTAGTCCTGTTTCGGAAAGAAAGAAAGTTTGTGCTACTGGTAGGGCACAAAAGGAGGTTGGACGAACTTGTTCAAATGTTTCCCATAAGAGAATTCAGAAGAAAAATCCAGCCAAGAGTGCAAAATCTAAAGATATTCCAGTGTGGTGTTCTGTACCAGGAACACCATTCCGAGTG GATGCTTTCAAGTACTTGAGAAGAGATTGTTCTCATTGGTTCCTCAGCCACTTCCATTTAGATC ATTATCAAGGCCTCACTAAGTCCTTCTGTCATGGAAAAATTTATTGTTCCTCAATTACGGCAAAGCTTGTTAATCTGAAGATCGGAATCCCATGGGACATGATACAAGTTTTACCCATCAACCAGAAGATCAACATTGCAGGGATTGATATCACATGCTTTGATGCAAACCACTGCCCGGGTTCCCTAATAATCCTTTTTGAGCCACCCAATGGTAAG GCTGTCCTACACACGGGGGATTTCCGATTTTGTGAAGAAATGACAAGGAATTCAATCTTGCAGACTTGTGGTGTCCACACTCTCATCTTAGATACTACATACTGTGACCCTCAG TATGACTTTCCCAAACAGGAGGCTGTTATTCAATTTGTTATTGAATCAATACAAGCTGAAACATTCAACTCGAAGACCTTGTTTCTCATTGGTAGCTATACTATAG GAAAAGAGAGGGTGTTTGTTGAGGTTGCTCGTGCTCTGCAGAAGAAAGTCTATGTCAATGCATCAAAGTTACGCATTTTGGAGTGCCTGGGTTTTACTGAAGAAGAAATGCAGTTTTTCACATCAAATGAGCAGGAGAGCCAAATTCATGTAGTGCCTATGTGGACATTGGCTAGCTTCAAAAGGTTGAAGTATGTTTCTAATCAGTACGCG GGTCGATACAGTCTTATAGTTGCTTTTTCTCCAACTGGTTGGTCATTTGGTAAAGGAAAGAAGAAGTCAACTGGAAGCAGGTGGCAGCAGGGTACCATTATCAG GTATGAAGTACCATACAGCGAACACAGCAGTTTTTCAGAACTCAGAGAGTTTGTTAAGTTTGTTTCTCCTGTTAACATCATACCTAGTGTAAATAATCATGGACCTGAATCCAGCAGTGCAATGGTCTCACGCCTCGTAGACTGA
- the LOC132635754 gene encoding DNA cross-link repair protein PSO2/SNM1 isoform X2, with the protein MANSSNPKTLNQTQSHFISQSLTDDDDFQDPSPSQLHFPNPSRKPLGPNNTTSKKPKQRGSKGKENFLVVGKGTAEGLNSGPGHELDSSRPAKKPKQHLVSDEKECIASVVVERSDGNGKNIEFDDLDLCHGLDSIESTIDCCFRAQKMTNNEEELKRGYLFKSIEARLLNSNGGFEERKEEESELDLLLKLCGEEDQVDVDLHSQEECLGLDDECGRVCCPLCGVDISDLSGEMRQVHTNECLDKEETPTHVVTANNDVSFQSPGKVLNNSPCQSPKEVVHVSPVVEWLRNLGLAKYEEIFVQEEIDWDTLKSLKEEDLFSIGVTALGPRKKIVNSILELRKETTEETIVRQDVTKNVPVDAGSKPSKLITDYFISPVSERKKVCATGRAQKEVGRTCSNVSHKRIQKKNPAKSAKSKDIPVWCSVPGTPFRVDAFKYLRRDCSHWFLSHFHLDHYQGLTKSFCHGKIYCSSITAKLVNLKIGIPWDMIQVLPINQKINIAGIDITCFDANHCPGSLIILFEPPNGKAVLHTGDFRFCEEMTRNSILQTCGVHTLILDTTYCDPQYDFPKQEAVIQFVIESIQAETFNSKTLFLIGSYTIGKERVFVEVARALQKKVYVNASKLRILECLGFTEEEMQFFTSNEQESQIHVVPMWTLASFKRLKYVSNQYAV; encoded by the exons ATGGCCAACTCTTCCAACCCGAAAACCCTAAACCAAACCCAATCACATTTCATATCCCAATCTCTCACTGACGACGACGATTTTCAAGATCCATCTCCTTCTCAGCTCCATTTTCCCAATCCCTCTCGTAAACCTCTTggacctaataatactacttcCAAGAAGCCAAAACAGCGTGGCAGCAAGGGCAAGGAGAACTTTCTTGTTGTTGGAAAGGGTACCGCTGAGGGTTTGAATTCGGGTCCGGGTCATGAGTTGGACAGTTCTCGTCCTGCTAAAAAGCCGAAACAACACCTAGTAAGTGATGAGAAGGAATGTATTGCCTCTGTTGTTGTTGAAAGATCTGATGGAAATGGAAAGAACATAGAATTTGACGAtttggatttgtgtcatgggttgGATAGCATAGAATCAACTATAGATTGTTGTTTTAGGGCCCAAAAGATGACGAATAATGAGGAAGAATTAAAGAGGGGCTATTTGTTTAAGTCGATAGAGGCTAGGTTGCTTAATTCAAATGGCGGGTTTGAAGAGAGGAAGGAGGAGGAATCGGAGCTTGATTTGTTGCTCAAGTTATGTGGTGAGGAGGATCAAGTGGATGTTGATTTGCATAGCCAAGAAGAGTGTTTGGGGTTAGACGATGAATGTGGTCGCGTTTGTTGTCCGCTTTGTGGAGTAGATATTTCGGATTTGAGTGGTGAAATGAGACAGGTTCATACTAATGAGTGTCTTGATAAAGAGGAGACTCCAACTCAT GTGGTTACTGCCAATAATGATGTATCTTTTCAGAGTCCTGGGAAAGTGCTCAATAATTCCCCATGTCAATCTCCTAAAGAGGTTGTCCACGTATCTCCTGTCGTTGAATGGTTACGAAATCTTGGACTTGCTAAATATGAAGAAATCTTTGTCCAGGAAGAGATTGATTGGGACACTTTAAAATCCTTGAAAGAAGAG GATTTATTTAGCATTGGTGTCACTGCTCTTGGTCCTAGGAAAAAGATTGTTAACTCTATTTTGGAGCTAAGAAAGGAAACTACCGAGGAAACAATAGTCCGGCAAGATGTTACGAAAAATGTACCTGTTGATGCTGGTAGCAAACCAAGCAAGTTGATAACAGATTATTTTATTAGTCCTGTTTCGGAAAGAAAGAAAGTTTGTGCTACTGGTAGGGCACAAAAGGAGGTTGGACGAACTTGTTCAAATGTTTCCCATAAGAGAATTCAGAAGAAAAATCCAGCCAAGAGTGCAAAATCTAAAGATATTCCAGTGTGGTGTTCTGTACCAGGAACACCATTCCGAGTG GATGCTTTCAAGTACTTGAGAAGAGATTGTTCTCATTGGTTCCTCAGCCACTTCCATTTAGATC ATTATCAAGGCCTCACTAAGTCCTTCTGTCATGGAAAAATTTATTGTTCCTCAATTACGGCAAAGCTTGTTAATCTGAAGATCGGAATCCCATGGGACATGATACAAGTTTTACCCATCAACCAGAAGATCAACATTGCAGGGATTGATATCACATGCTTTGATGCAAACCACTGCCCGGGTTCCCTAATAATCCTTTTTGAGCCACCCAATGGTAAG GCTGTCCTACACACGGGGGATTTCCGATTTTGTGAAGAAATGACAAGGAATTCAATCTTGCAGACTTGTGGTGTCCACACTCTCATCTTAGATACTACATACTGTGACCCTCAG TATGACTTTCCCAAACAGGAGGCTGTTATTCAATTTGTTATTGAATCAATACAAGCTGAAACATTCAACTCGAAGACCTTGTTTCTCATTGGTAGCTATACTATAG GAAAAGAGAGGGTGTTTGTTGAGGTTGCTCGTGCTCTGCAGAAGAAAGTCTATGTCAATGCATCAAAGTTACGCATTTTGGAGTGCCTGGGTTTTACTGAAGAAGAAATGCAGTTTTTCACATCAAATGAGCAGGAGAGCCAAATTCATGTAGTGCCTATGTGGACATTGGCTAGCTTCAAAAGGTTGAAGTATGTTTCTAATCAGTACGCG GTATGA